A single genomic interval of Gossypium raimondii isolate GPD5lz chromosome 11, ASM2569854v1, whole genome shotgun sequence harbors:
- the LOC105803875 gene encoding salicylic acid-binding protein 2, translating to MAEVNKQKHFILVHGACHGAWCWYKLKPRLESAGHRVTAVDMAASGINMKAIQGVHSMYEYSKPLLEILASLAPGEKAILVGHSLGGLNLALAMEKYPENISAAVFLAAFMPDTAHHPSFVLEQYWQRTPSEAWLDTEFAPYGRPEDSSMSMFFGTKFLTSKLYQLSPVEDLELAKALIRPGSMFLSDLSKADKFSKEKFGSVPRVYVVCKEDKGIPEEFQRWMIQNSEVNDVMEIKDADHMAMFSKPHKLFNTLLEIGHKYG from the exons ATGGCAGAGGTCAACAAGCAAAAGCATTTCATTCTAGTACATGGAGCATGCCATGGAGCTTGGTGCTGGTACAAGCTAAAACCACGGCTCGAGTCAGCAGGGCACCGTGTGACGGCCGTCGACATGGCTGCCTCAGGCATCAACATGAAAGCAATCCAGGGTGTTCACTCCATGTACGAATACAGTAAACCATTGTTGGAGATATTGGCCTCACTAGCTCCCGGAGAAAAGGCTATTCTCGTTGGCCATAGCCTGGGAGGCCTGAATTTGGCCCTGGCCATGGAAAAGTACCCGGAGAATATTTCAGCCGCTGTTTTCTTGGCTGCTTTCATGCCGGACACTGCGCACCACCCTTCATTTGTTTTGGAACAG TATTGGCAAAGGACACCATCGGAAGCTTGGTTGGACACTGAATTTGCTCCATACGGAAGACCAGAAGATTCTTCGATGTCGATGTTTTTTGGGACCAAGTTCTTAACATCCAAACTTTATCAGCTATCCCCTGTTGAG GACCTGGAATTGGCAAAGGCTCTGATCAGGCCAGGATCAATGTTTTTAAGCGATTTGTCCAAGGCAGACAAGTTCTCTAAGGAAAAGTTCGGAAGTGTTCCCCGAGTCTATGTTGTATGCAAAGAAGACAAAGGGATACCAGAGGAATTCCAACGTTGGATGATCCAGAATTCTGAAGTTAACGATGTGATGGAGATTAAGGATGCAGATCACATGGCAATGTTCTCAAAGCCACATAAACTATTTAACACTCTGTTAGAAATAGGACATAAATATGGGTGA